The Streptomyces sp. NBC_01255 genome window below encodes:
- a CDS encoding MFS transporter, with protein MENRNPRRWWILVVLCLSTLVLVVDSMALTVAVPSMTEDIGASAQDIQWILDSYILVFAGLLLTSGSLGDRFGRRKIMIFGLLLFGAASLAATFCTSPGEVIAARITMGVGGALIMPSTLSILITVFDEDERPKAMAAWGSVSMLGLVGSPVLGGVLIDRFSWQSIFFINVPVVVLAVVAALTLMPESKGPWQKPDPLGAILSAVGMTALIWWIIEIPQHGAFEGRSLVTLAVAVVSLVGFVIWENVTPEPMVPLVLFKNRNFSGGSLSLTLVQIGNGGLLLVLTQYLQFVLGYSPVKAGLAFVPLAVAALIGNGAGAGLAAKVGNRVLVLAGMLVMAGSFALLTTVDAASGFTVPAIALGLLGLGAGLAMPAAVGALMSTIPEEKAGVGSALNDTIQQAGTALGIAILGSLLTSTFSREMPADASEGAKQSIGGALAAAKGDPAMIESAREAFTTSMSTTFTISAIGVLAAAALATLVMRDGKKAAPGDEADAADAADASGTEGTEKSELVA; from the coding sequence ATGGAAAACCGCAACCCACGCCGCTGGTGGATCCTGGTCGTGCTGTGCCTCAGCACCCTGGTCCTGGTGGTCGACAGCATGGCGCTGACCGTCGCGGTCCCCTCGATGACCGAGGACATCGGCGCGAGCGCCCAGGACATCCAGTGGATCCTGGACTCCTACATCCTGGTCTTCGCGGGACTCCTCCTCACCTCCGGAAGCCTCGGAGACCGGTTCGGCCGACGGAAGATCATGATCTTCGGTCTGCTGCTCTTCGGCGCGGCATCACTGGCCGCGACCTTCTGCACCAGCCCCGGCGAGGTCATCGCCGCGCGGATCACGATGGGTGTCGGCGGCGCGCTGATCATGCCCTCCACGCTCTCCATCCTCATCACCGTCTTCGACGAGGACGAGCGGCCCAAGGCGATGGCGGCCTGGGGCTCCGTGTCGATGCTCGGCCTCGTCGGCAGCCCGGTCCTCGGCGGCGTCCTGATCGACCGGTTCTCCTGGCAGTCGATCTTCTTCATCAACGTCCCGGTCGTCGTCCTCGCCGTCGTCGCCGCCCTCACCCTCATGCCGGAGTCGAAGGGCCCCTGGCAGAAGCCCGACCCGCTCGGCGCGATCCTCTCCGCCGTCGGCATGACCGCGCTGATCTGGTGGATCATCGAGATCCCGCAGCACGGCGCCTTCGAGGGCCGCTCGCTCGTCACCCTGGCCGTCGCGGTCGTCTCCCTCGTCGGCTTCGTGATCTGGGAGAACGTCACCCCCGAGCCGATGGTGCCGCTGGTCCTCTTCAAGAACCGCAACTTCAGCGGCGGTTCGCTCTCGCTGACCCTCGTGCAGATCGGCAACGGCGGCCTGCTCCTCGTCCTCACCCAGTACCTGCAGTTCGTCCTCGGCTACTCGCCGGTCAAGGCGGGTCTCGCCTTCGTCCCGCTCGCCGTCGCCGCCCTCATCGGCAACGGCGCCGGAGCCGGACTCGCCGCCAAGGTCGGCAACCGCGTCCTGGTCCTGGCGGGCATGCTCGTCATGGCCGGCTCCTTCGCCCTGCTGACCACGGTCGACGCCGCCTCCGGCTTCACCGTCCCGGCCATCGCCCTGGGCCTGCTCGGCCTCGGCGCCGGCCTCGCGATGCCGGCCGCCGTCGGCGCCCTGATGAGCACCATCCCCGAGGAGAAGGCGGGCGTCGGCTCCGCCCTGAACGACACCATCCAGCAGGCCGGCACCGCGCTCGGCATCGCGATCCTCGGCTCGCTCCTCACCAGCACCTTCTCCCGTGAGATGCCGGCTGACGCCTCCGAGGGGGCCAAGCAGTCGATCGGCGGGGCGCTGGCCGCCGCCAAGGGCGACCCCGCGATGATCGAATCGGCCCGCGAGGCCTTCACCACCTCGATGTCCACCACCTTCACGATCAGCGCGATCGGCGTCCTCGCGGCGGCCGCCCTCGCCACCCTGGTCATGCGGGACGGCAAGAAGGCCGCCCCCGGAGACGAGGCGGACGCGGCGGACGCGGCAGACGCGTCGGGCACGGAGGGCACGGAGAAGTCCGAGCTCGTCGCCTGA
- a CDS encoding TetR/AcrR family transcriptional regulator C-terminal domain-containing protein — translation MATKANPVPSVWTRQQSAPDQPALSRTAIVREAIVMLDADGIEALSMRKLGARLHAGAASLYRHVATKDELMELAVDEVAAEIAVPPAEAARGGAGWRAAATEASESFRATALRHPWLSSVLGQAGLAYLGPNLMAYSERLAALFTAAGFPEPSRAIDTLLSYVIGMSTTEAAWLTTVARSGESEADFIARLMPAAQQAAAGHDHLTEAYADSAVHAVVDPVAIRDEKFAYGLNVVLDGLEMRLPR, via the coding sequence ATGGCCACCAAGGCGAACCCCGTCCCGTCCGTATGGACGCGACAGCAGTCCGCACCCGATCAGCCCGCCCTCAGCCGGACCGCGATCGTCCGCGAGGCGATCGTCATGCTGGACGCCGACGGCATCGAGGCGCTCAGCATGCGCAAGCTCGGCGCCCGCCTCCACGCCGGCGCCGCCTCCCTCTACCGCCATGTCGCGACCAAGGACGAGCTCATGGAGCTCGCCGTGGACGAGGTCGCCGCCGAGATCGCCGTCCCTCCGGCCGAAGCCGCCCGCGGCGGAGCCGGCTGGCGCGCCGCCGCGACCGAGGCCTCGGAATCCTTCCGCGCGACGGCCCTGCGCCACCCCTGGCTCTCGTCCGTCCTCGGCCAGGCGGGCCTCGCCTACCTGGGCCCGAACCTGATGGCGTACTCGGAGCGGCTCGCCGCCCTGTTCACGGCGGCCGGGTTCCCGGAGCCGAGCCGGGCGATCGACACGCTCCTCTCGTACGTCATCGGGATGAGCACGACGGAGGCCGCCTGGCTCACCACGGTCGCCCGCTCCGGCGAGAGCGAGGCCGACTTCATCGCCCGCCTGATGCCCGCCGCCCAGCAGGCCGCGGCCGGCCACGACCACCTCACCGAGGCGTACGCCGACTCCGCCGTCCACGCGGTCGTCGACCCCGTCGCCATCCGCGACGAGAAGTTCGCCTACGGCCTGAACGTCGTCCTCGACGGCCTGGAGATGCGCCTCCCTCGATAG
- a CDS encoding MFS transporter: protein MLSVLRNRTYRRLFTAQVVALAGTGLATVALSLLAYDLAGTNASAVLGTALAIKMAAYVGMGPVVGALADRLPRRNLLVAMDVVRAGVALSLPFVTQVWQIYVLILLLQTASAAFTPTFQATIPDVLPEERDYTRALSLSRLAYDLESLLSPVLAAALLTVVPYDRLFTGTAAGFLASGILVRATTLPAPTPAARAGGLRARAAFGTRLLLGTPRLRALLALDVAVAAAGATVLVNTVVLVRDTLGRTPGDVPLALGAYGAGSMAVALLLPRALDRRPAGRPAPGGERALMLRAAFVLAGALGLFAFGLALPPGDWAWPGLLAVWLLLGAATSAILTPGGRLLRRSARSADLPAAFAARFSLSHACWLLTYPLAGGLAARAGLMASAAVLAGIALLGALAATRLWPRTDPATLAHVHPELPAGHPHLVEAGGGGRHAHDFHIDELHRRWPRGEAA, encoded by the coding sequence ATGCTGTCCGTGCTGCGCAACCGCACCTACCGGCGCCTGTTCACCGCCCAGGTCGTCGCCCTCGCCGGCACCGGCCTCGCGACCGTGGCGCTGAGCCTCCTCGCCTACGACCTCGCGGGGACGAACGCCTCCGCCGTGCTCGGCACCGCCCTCGCGATCAAGATGGCCGCGTACGTCGGCATGGGCCCGGTCGTCGGCGCCCTCGCCGACCGGCTGCCCCGCCGGAACCTGCTCGTCGCCATGGACGTCGTACGGGCCGGGGTCGCCCTGTCCCTGCCGTTCGTCACCCAGGTGTGGCAGATCTACGTCCTGATCCTCCTGCTCCAGACCGCCTCCGCCGCCTTCACGCCGACCTTCCAGGCGACCATCCCCGACGTGCTGCCCGAGGAGCGCGACTACACGCGGGCGCTCTCCCTCTCGCGGCTCGCCTACGACCTGGAGAGCCTGCTCAGCCCGGTGCTCGCCGCCGCGCTGCTCACCGTCGTCCCGTACGACCGGCTCTTCACCGGCACCGCCGCCGGGTTCCTCGCCTCGGGCATCCTGGTCCGCGCGACCACCCTGCCCGCGCCCACGCCCGCCGCACGCGCGGGGGGACTCCGCGCCAGAGCGGCCTTCGGTACGCGGCTCCTCCTCGGCACCCCGCGCCTGCGGGCCCTGCTCGCCCTGGACGTCGCGGTGGCGGCGGCGGGCGCGACGGTGCTCGTCAACACGGTGGTCCTGGTCCGCGACACCCTCGGCCGCACCCCCGGAGACGTCCCGCTCGCCCTCGGCGCGTACGGGGCGGGCTCGATGGCGGTCGCGCTCCTGCTCCCGCGGGCGCTCGACCGCCGGCCCGCCGGCCGGCCTGCCCCGGGGGGTGAACGGGCGCTCATGCTGCGCGCCGCCTTCGTCCTGGCCGGGGCCCTCGGGCTGTTCGCGTTCGGGCTCGCGCTGCCGCCGGGGGACTGGGCCTGGCCCGGGCTGCTCGCGGTCTGGCTGCTGCTCGGCGCGGCGACGTCGGCGATCCTGACGCCCGGCGGCAGGCTGCTGCGCCGCTCCGCCCGGAGCGCCGACCTGCCGGCCGCCTTCGCCGCCCGGTTCTCCCTCTCGCACGCCTGCTGGCTGCTCACCTATCCCCTCGCCGGCGGGCTCGCCGCGCGGGCCGGACTCATGGCCTCGGCGGCCGTACTCGCCGGGATCGCCCTGCTCGGCGCCCTGGCCGCCACCCGCCTGTGGCCCCGTACGGACCCGGCCACGCTGGCACACGTCCACCCCGAACTCCCCGCCGGCCACCCCCATCTCGTGGAGGCGGGCGGCGGCGGTCGCCACGCGCACGACTTCCACATCGACGAACTGCACCGCCGCTGGCCGCGCGGGGAGGCCGCGTAG